Proteins encoded within one genomic window of Stigmatella aurantiaca:
- a CDS encoding ribonucleotide-diphosphate reductase subunit beta: MLLNAGMNLTLRPMAYPVFFEMYRNAIKNTWTVEEVDFSTDLVDLRGKMTDAERHLIHRLVAFFATGDSIVGNNLVLNLYKHLNAPEARMYLSRQLYEEALHVQFYLTLLDTYVPDPADRAKAFAAIDNIPSIQRKARFCLKWMDSINDLAELKTREDRRRFLLNLICFAGCIEGLFFFAAFAYVYFLRSKGLLHGLAAGTNWVFRDESAHMTFAFEAIRVARQEEPDLFDARMQEDVVSMMREAVECETLFAQDLLSGGVAGLSVQEMRQYLEYVADQRLMMLGMAPVFRVKNSLPFMDLQDVQELTNFFERRVSAYQVGLGVGAANDVILDAAF, encoded by the coding sequence ATGCTGCTGAACGCTGGAATGAACCTGACGCTGCGCCCGATGGCGTACCCGGTCTTCTTCGAGATGTACCGCAACGCCATCAAGAACACCTGGACGGTGGAGGAGGTGGACTTCTCCACGGACCTGGTGGACCTGCGCGGCAAGATGACGGACGCGGAGCGCCACCTGATTCACCGGCTGGTGGCGTTCTTCGCCACGGGTGACTCCATCGTGGGCAACAACCTGGTGCTCAACCTCTACAAGCACCTGAACGCCCCCGAGGCGCGGATGTACCTGTCGCGCCAGCTCTACGAGGAGGCGCTGCACGTCCAGTTCTACCTGACGCTGCTAGACACGTACGTGCCGGACCCGGCGGACCGGGCCAAGGCGTTCGCCGCCATCGACAACATCCCCTCCATCCAGCGCAAGGCGCGCTTCTGCCTCAAGTGGATGGACTCCATCAACGACCTGGCGGAGCTGAAGACGCGCGAGGACCGGCGGCGGTTCCTGCTGAACCTCATCTGCTTCGCCGGCTGCATCGAGGGGCTCTTCTTCTTCGCGGCGTTCGCGTACGTGTACTTCCTGCGCAGCAAGGGGCTGCTGCACGGGCTGGCCGCGGGCACCAACTGGGTCTTCCGGGACGAGAGCGCGCACATGACGTTCGCGTTCGAGGCCATCCGGGTGGCGCGCCAGGAGGAGCCGGACCTGTTCGATGCCCGGATGCAGGAGGACGTGGTGTCGATGATGCGCGAGGCGGTCGAGTGCGAGACGCTCTTCGCGCAGGACCTGCTGAGCGGCGGCGTGGCGGGCCTGTCCGTGCAGGAGATGCGGCAGTACCTGGAGTACGTGGCCGACCAGCGCCTGATGATGCTCGGCATGGCGCCGGTGTTCCGGGTGAAGAACTCCCTGCCCTTCATGGACCTGCAGGACGTGCAGGAGCTCACCAACTTCTTCGAGCGCCGGGTGAGCGCCTACCAGGTGGGCCTGGGCGTGGGCGCTGCGAACGACGTCATCCTCGACGCCGCGTTCTGA
- the hpt gene encoding hypoxanthine phosphoribosyltransferase, protein MAFYEKDVGTLIDEAKLQARIRELGAEITRDYQGKELTLVCVLKGSTFFAMDLARNIDLPLTLEFLGVSSYQGGTETTGEVRITTDVSKPMAGKHLLVIEDIIDTGLTMGFLLENLRARHPASVKVASLLEKPSRARTKVDIDYKGFVIDDVFVVGYGLDYAEKYRNVPFIGVMKGK, encoded by the coding sequence GTGGCTTTCTACGAAAAAGATGTCGGTACGCTGATTGACGAGGCGAAGCTCCAGGCGCGCATCCGCGAGCTGGGGGCGGAGATTACCCGGGACTACCAGGGCAAGGAGCTGACGCTCGTCTGTGTGCTCAAGGGCTCGACGTTCTTCGCCATGGACCTGGCCCGGAACATCGATCTGCCGCTGACGCTCGAGTTCCTGGGCGTGTCGTCCTACCAGGGCGGCACGGAGACGACGGGCGAGGTGCGCATCACCACGGACGTGAGCAAGCCCATGGCGGGCAAGCACCTGCTCGTCATCGAGGACATCATCGACACGGGGCTCACCATGGGCTTCCTGCTGGAGAACCTCCGCGCGCGGCACCCCGCGTCCGTGAAGGTGGCCTCGCTCCTGGAGAAGCCCTCGCGCGCCCGGACGAAGGTGGACATCGACTACAAGGGCTTCGTCATCGATGACGTGTTCGTCGTGGGCTACGGCCTGGACTACGCCGAGAAGTACCGCAACGTGCCCTTCATCGGCGTCATGAAGGGCAAGTAG
- a CDS encoding thymidine kinase: MHQFPKDIGWIEVICGSMFSGKTEELIRRVKRAVYGKQRVQVFKPKVDDRYDETQVVSHSQLKLTSTPIERAEEIFYHLSPDTQVVGIDEVQFFGPEVVQVCEALAYRGVRVICAGLDQDYQGRPFEPMPQLLAVAEYVTKQLAICVVCGNPANRSQRLVSSEARVVVGAAGAYEARCRRCHLGEPTEATPPQTMELFD, translated from the coding sequence GTGCACCAATTCCCCAAAGATATCGGGTGGATAGAAGTCATCTGCGGCTCGATGTTCTCCGGAAAAACGGAGGAACTGATTCGCCGCGTGAAGCGCGCCGTCTACGGCAAACAGCGGGTCCAGGTCTTCAAACCGAAGGTCGATGACCGCTACGACGAGACGCAGGTGGTGAGCCACTCGCAGCTCAAACTCACCTCCACCCCCATCGAACGGGCTGAAGAAATTTTCTACCATCTGTCGCCTGACACACAGGTGGTCGGTATTGATGAGGTCCAATTTTTCGGGCCCGAAGTGGTCCAGGTGTGTGAGGCGCTGGCCTACCGGGGCGTCCGCGTCATCTGCGCGGGGCTGGATCAGGACTACCAGGGCCGGCCCTTCGAGCCGATGCCGCAGCTGCTGGCCGTGGCCGAGTACGTGACGAAGCAGCTCGCCATCTGTGTGGTGTGCGGCAATCCCGCCAACCGCTCCCAGCGCCTGGTGTCCAGCGAGGCGCGGGTGGTGGTGGGGGCCGCGGGGGCCTACGAGGCCCGGTGCCGCCGCTGCCACCTGGGCGAGCCCACCGAGGCCACGCCGCCGCAGACGATGGAGCTGTTCGACTGA
- a CDS encoding DUF5658 family protein: MKVLPGSHGRRQVAATIEQGLTRFRAGLGTFYISPASVALLLLNLMDGLFTLTFLQLDVAEELNPLMRVAYEHSPLVFMSSKLVIVNAGLTLLCLHRAMRASRLAIRAGALIYAIINVYHLAFLTHLIRHWPFF, encoded by the coding sequence ATGAAGGTCCTCCCAGGATCACACGGGAGGCGACAGGTGGCGGCGACAATCGAGCAGGGATTGACCAGGTTTCGGGCGGGACTGGGGACCTTCTACATCTCACCGGCGTCCGTGGCGCTGCTGCTGCTGAACCTGATGGACGGGCTCTTCACGCTCACCTTCCTGCAGCTCGACGTGGCCGAGGAGCTCAACCCCCTGATGCGGGTGGCCTACGAGCACTCGCCGCTCGTCTTCATGAGCTCCAAGCTCGTCATCGTGAACGCGGGCCTGACGCTGCTGTGCCTGCACCGGGCCATGCGCGCCAGCCGCCTGGCCATCCGTGCCGGGGCGCTCATCTACGCCATCATCAACGTCTATCACCTGGCATTCTTGACGCACCTCATCAGGCACTGGCCGTTCTTCTGA
- the spoVG gene encoding septation regulator SpoVG produces MNITDVRVFPVTEDKLKAYVTITLDHCFVIRDLKVIHGASGLFIAMPAKKRKDGTYKDIAHPLNADTRTEMERVILSEYERQTQQGHLGMSALLAAEAD; encoded by the coding sequence ATGAACATCACCGACGTCAGGGTCTTTCCAGTCACTGAAGATAAACTCAAGGCTTACGTGACCATCACCCTGGATCATTGTTTTGTCATCCGCGATCTCAAGGTCATTCACGGCGCATCGGGGCTGTTCATCGCGATGCCAGCCAAGAAACGCAAGGACGGGACTTACAAGGATATCGCGCATCCTCTCAACGCGGACACGCGCACGGAGATGGAACGGGTCATCCTCTCGGAGTACGAGCGGCAGACCCAGCAAGGGCATCTGGGCATGAGCGCCCTGCTGGCCGCGGAAGCCGACTAG
- a CDS encoding ribose-phosphate pyrophosphokinase: MQPSRDFKVFTGSSNPGLAHRICEYLKRPLGKAQVGRFSDGEIQVEIDENVRGQDIFIIQSTCPPSNDHLMELLIYCDALKRASAGSINAVIPYYGYARQDRKVAPRTPITAKLVADLLEVAGATRVVSMDMHAGQIQGFFNIPSDHLYGSPVFLEDLRKRFPDNQDTVIVSPDAGGVERARAYSKRLNCPLAIIDKRRPRANASEVMNLIGDVKGKDAILVDDMVDTAGTLTQAAAALMDKGARRVVAYAVHPILSGPALQRIQDSVLEEVVFTDTVPLSPAAQACTKLRVLTTDRLFGEAIARIHRADSLSSLFV, encoded by the coding sequence ATGCAGCCCTCGCGTGACTTCAAGGTCTTCACGGGCAGCTCCAATCCGGGGCTCGCCCACCGCATCTGCGAATACCTCAAGCGCCCCTTGGGCAAGGCCCAGGTGGGGCGCTTCTCGGATGGAGAGATCCAGGTCGAGATCGACGAGAACGTGCGCGGGCAGGACATCTTCATCATCCAGTCCACGTGCCCGCCCTCGAATGATCACCTGATGGAGCTGCTCATCTACTGCGACGCGCTGAAGCGCGCGAGCGCGGGCTCCATCAACGCCGTCATTCCCTACTACGGCTACGCGCGGCAGGACCGGAAGGTGGCCCCGCGCACGCCCATCACCGCGAAGCTGGTGGCGGACCTGCTGGAGGTGGCCGGCGCCACGCGCGTGGTGTCCATGGACATGCACGCCGGGCAGATCCAGGGCTTCTTCAACATCCCGTCGGATCATCTGTACGGCTCGCCGGTGTTCCTGGAGGATTTGCGCAAGCGCTTCCCGGACAATCAGGACACGGTCATCGTGTCGCCGGACGCGGGCGGCGTGGAGCGGGCGCGCGCCTACTCCAAGCGGCTCAACTGCCCCCTGGCCATCATCGACAAGCGGCGCCCCCGGGCCAACGCCTCCGAGGTGATGAACCTCATCGGCGACGTGAAGGGCAAGGACGCCATCCTCGTGGACGACATGGTGGACACCGCGGGCACGCTCACCCAGGCGGCCGCGGCCCTCATGGACAAGGGCGCCCGGCGGGTGGTGGCCTACGCCGTCCACCCCATCCTCTCGGGGCCCGCGCTCCAGCGCATCCAGGACTCGGTGCTCGAGGAAGTGGTCTTCACCGACACGGTGCCCCTGTCGCCCGCGGCCCAGGCCTGCACGAAGCTCCGGGTGCTCACCACCGACCGGCTCTTTGGCGAGGCCATCGCCCGGATTCACCGGGCCGACTCGCTCAGCTCCCTGTTCGTCTAG
- a CDS encoding 50S ribosomal protein L25/general stress protein Ctc, whose amino-acid sequence MSVDKSSLEAKSREGSGKGAARKLRASGLVPAVVYGKHLEKPVHVAVNPKAVKQAINTPHKFNTLIQLKLDSASHQVLLKDYQTDPLTREILHVDFIDVRDNEQVKVNVPLVLVGKAVGTADGGLLTQARRELEVWALPQAIPEKIEVDVTPLKIAQALHINDIKLPEGVSVKSNVNYTLAVVSAPDREEAGPAAAAAAAPAAAAPAAGAKAGDAKAGDAKAAAPAKAPAKK is encoded by the coding sequence ATGTCCGTCGACAAGAGCTCCCTCGAAGCGAAGTCCCGTGAAGGTTCCGGCAAGGGCGCGGCCCGCAAGCTGCGCGCGTCGGGCCTGGTGCCCGCGGTCGTCTACGGCAAGCACCTGGAGAAGCCGGTGCACGTGGCGGTGAACCCCAAGGCCGTGAAGCAGGCCATCAACACCCCGCACAAGTTCAACACCCTCATCCAGCTGAAGCTGGACAGCGCCTCGCACCAGGTGCTGCTGAAGGACTACCAGACGGATCCGCTCACCCGTGAAATCCTCCACGTGGACTTCATCGACGTGCGCGACAACGAGCAGGTGAAGGTGAACGTGCCGCTCGTGCTCGTCGGCAAGGCCGTGGGCACCGCCGACGGCGGTCTGCTCACCCAGGCCCGCCGCGAGCTCGAGGTGTGGGCGCTTCCCCAGGCCATCCCGGAGAAGATCGAGGTGGACGTCACCCCGCTGAAGATCGCCCAGGCGCTCCACATCAACGACATCAAGCTCCCCGAGGGCGTGTCGGTGAAGTCGAACGTCAACTACACGCTCGCGGTGGTCAGCGCGCCTGACCGCGAGGAGGCGGGTCCGGCGGCGGCGGCGGCGGCGGCTCCTGCGGCGGCGGCCCCGGCGGCGGGCGCCAAGGCGGGCGATGCCAAGGCGGGCGATGCCAAGGCGGCGGCCCCGGCCAAGGCCCCGGCCAAGAAGTAG
- the pth gene encoding aminoacyl-tRNA hydrolase, which produces MKLICGLGNPGREYERHRHNIGFMAVEALLSRARAELNQEKFQARVGQGSLGGERILFLEPQTYMNLSGRSLADAARFYKIAVEDILVIHDELDLPFGRLQLKAGGGTGGHNGLKSSVQCLGADGFIRLRFGIGKPEGPNAKERVAGYVLSAFDDGERRQLEEHIGRAADMAEVWAREGLAVAMNRFNRRA; this is translated from the coding sequence ATGAAGCTCATCTGCGGGCTGGGCAACCCCGGGCGCGAGTACGAGCGGCACCGGCACAACATCGGGTTCATGGCCGTGGAGGCGCTGCTGTCCCGGGCGCGGGCCGAGCTGAACCAGGAGAAGTTCCAGGCGCGCGTGGGCCAGGGCTCCCTGGGCGGCGAGCGCATCCTCTTCCTGGAGCCGCAGACCTACATGAATCTGTCGGGCCGCTCCCTGGCCGACGCCGCGCGCTTCTACAAGATCGCGGTGGAGGACATCCTCGTCATCCACGACGAGCTGGACTTGCCCTTCGGGCGGCTGCAGCTCAAGGCGGGCGGCGGCACGGGCGGGCACAACGGGCTGAAGAGCTCCGTGCAGTGCCTGGGGGCCGACGGCTTCATCCGCCTGCGCTTCGGCATCGGCAAGCCGGAGGGCCCCAACGCCAAGGAGCGCGTGGCGGGCTACGTGCTCTCCGCGTTCGACGACGGCGAGCGGCGCCAGCTGGAAGAGCACATCGGCCGGGCCGCGGACATGGCGGAAGTCTGGGCCCGCGAGGGGCTCGCGGTGGCCATGAACCGCTTCAACCGCCGCGCCTGA
- the rpsF gene encoding 30S ribosomal protein S6, with protein MAETTAAQRLREYETIFLVKPDLTDDNVDRLKERVRGIVNREGGKLIRFTVWGKKKTLYPVAKQPRAIYVHTHFLGDSKLVAEVERNLRNIDEVTRYLSVKLADEVDPESRPVLEDVKMAGDVEETRPGAPEREPFRAEPAEEAVDTEEEAPEEA; from the coding sequence ATGGCTGAAACGACGGCCGCGCAGCGGCTTCGTGAGTACGAGACCATCTTCCTGGTCAAGCCCGACCTGACCGACGACAACGTGGACCGCCTCAAGGAGCGCGTCCGCGGCATCGTCAACCGCGAGGGCGGCAAGCTCATCCGCTTCACGGTGTGGGGCAAGAAGAAGACCCTGTACCCCGTGGCCAAGCAGCCCCGCGCCATCTACGTGCACACCCACTTCCTGGGTGACTCGAAGCTGGTGGCCGAGGTGGAGCGCAACCTCCGCAACATCGATGAGGTCACCCGCTACCTGTCCGTGAAGCTGGCGGACGAGGTGGACCCCGAGTCCCGTCCGGTGCTCGAGGACGTGAAGATGGCCGGAGACGTGGAGGAGACCCGTCCGGGCGCTCCCGAGCGTGAGCCCTTCCGCGCCGAGCCGGCCGAAGAGGCCGTCGACACCGAGGAGGAGGCCCCCGAGGAGGCTTAA
- the rpsR gene encoding 30S ribosomal protein S18 — MNGTDNKTSSGAGARSGGSGGGGRGGGFGGGDRGGDRGGFGGGDRGGDRGGFGGGDRDRGGDRGMDDDKRGGRGFGRKKVCRFCAEKNAKVDFKDQATLKYFVTERGKIIPRRISGNCAKHQREVAVAIKRARGLALLPYNAMVG; from the coding sequence ATGAACGGTACGGATAACAAGACGTCTTCTGGAGCGGGCGCGCGCAGCGGCGGGTCGGGCGGCGGCGGCCGGGGTGGCGGTTTCGGCGGTGGCGACCGGGGCGGTGACCGCGGCGGTTTCGGCGGTGGCGACCGGGGCGGTGACCGCGGCGGCTTCGGCGGTGGTGACCGGGACCGCGGCGGCGATCGCGGCATGGACGATGACAAGCGGGGCGGCCGCGGCTTTGGCCGCAAGAAGGTCTGCCGCTTCTGCGCCGAGAAGAACGCCAAGGTGGACTTCAAGGATCAGGCCACGCTGAAGTACTTCGTCACCGAGCGCGGCAAGATCATCCCCCGCCGCATCTCCGGCAACTGCGCCAAGCACCAGCGCGAGGTGGCGGTGGCCATCAAGCGCGCCCGCGGCCTGGCGCTCCTCCCCTACAACGCGATGGTCGGCTAA
- the rplI gene encoding 50S ribosomal protein L9 — MKVILREDIDGLGKSGELVTVKDGFGRNFLLPRKKAVLANEQNIRQLEHEQGVITARNAKLKGAAEETAKKLGSVQVVIKRKVGEQDKLFGSVTALDIAEALAAQGQQVDRRGLHLPEPIKTVGKHEVELRLHRDVVAKIKVDVQPE, encoded by the coding sequence ATGAAGGTCATTCTTCGTGAGGACATCGACGGCCTCGGCAAGTCCGGTGAGCTGGTCACGGTCAAGGACGGCTTCGGCCGCAACTTCCTCCTGCCCCGCAAGAAGGCGGTGCTCGCCAACGAGCAGAACATCCGCCAGCTGGAGCACGAGCAGGGCGTCATCACCGCGCGCAACGCCAAGCTGAAGGGCGCTGCCGAGGAGACGGCCAAGAAGCTCGGCTCCGTGCAGGTGGTCATCAAGCGCAAGGTGGGCGAGCAGGACAAGCTGTTCGGCTCCGTCACCGCGCTGGACATCGCCGAGGCGCTCGCCGCCCAGGGCCAGCAGGTGGACCGCCGCGGGCTGCACCTGCCCGAGCCCATCAAGACGGTGGGCAAGCACGAGGTGGAGCTGCGCCTGCACCGGGACGTCGTCGCCAAGATCAAGGTCGACGTGCAGCCCGAGTAG
- the dnaB gene encoding replicative DNA helicase — translation MSNVLDGREGRRVHEDLAAERAVLGAVLADNSLIASVAEVVASDDFSSPAHSAIFAAMLKLDGSQRSVDHLTLAEELKVLGHLAAVGGPAYLMTLDQVVPLASNAVQYAKIVSDQAIRRRLALVGREIMEMASQETGDVEVVVDEAARKMFLLAEKRREGDLLPVSDLMEQTLNLLDKMKASASGVTGLSTGYVDLDMQLTGLHGGELIILAARPGIGKTSLAMNIAMHAALEEDPKAVAIFSLEMPSDQLLMRLLASSARVDMKKLRGGRLTQHDEEKFQEMAGKLYNAPIYIDDSGGLSPFDLRAKARRLKQKDSRLSLIVIDYLQLMHQKGKVESRQLEVSEISRGLKQLAKELEVPIIALSQLNRKVEERKGGKPMLSDLRESGSIEQDADVVMFIHREEPEEGAEGGGDGGRSSTVIPVELIIAKQRNGPVGSIDLVFLSEFTRFESRARGDFQQ, via the coding sequence ATGTCCAACGTCCTTGATGGTCGGGAAGGTCGGCGGGTCCACGAGGATCTCGCCGCAGAGCGCGCGGTGCTGGGTGCCGTGCTGGCGGACAACAGCCTCATCGCGAGCGTGGCGGAGGTCGTCGCATCCGACGACTTCTCCAGCCCGGCCCACTCGGCCATCTTCGCGGCGATGCTCAAGCTGGACGGCTCCCAGCGGTCGGTGGACCACCTGACCCTGGCCGAGGAGCTGAAGGTGCTGGGGCACCTGGCCGCGGTGGGCGGCCCCGCCTACCTCATGACGCTGGACCAGGTGGTGCCGCTGGCCAGCAACGCCGTCCAGTACGCGAAGATCGTCAGCGACCAGGCCATCCGCCGGCGCCTGGCGCTGGTGGGCCGCGAAATCATGGAGATGGCCAGCCAGGAGACAGGCGACGTCGAAGTCGTCGTCGACGAGGCGGCCCGGAAGATGTTCCTCCTGGCCGAGAAGCGGCGCGAAGGCGACCTGCTGCCGGTCAGCGACTTGATGGAGCAGACGCTCAACCTGCTCGACAAGATGAAGGCCTCCGCCTCGGGCGTGACGGGCCTGTCCACGGGCTACGTGGACCTGGACATGCAGCTGACCGGCCTGCACGGCGGCGAGCTCATCATCCTCGCGGCCCGCCCCGGCATCGGCAAGACGTCGCTGGCGATGAACATCGCCATGCACGCGGCGCTGGAGGAGGACCCCAAGGCAGTGGCCATCTTCAGCCTGGAAATGCCCTCGGATCAGCTCCTCATGCGTCTGCTGGCCTCCAGCGCGCGCGTGGACATGAAGAAGCTGCGCGGCGGCCGGCTCACGCAGCACGACGAGGAGAAGTTCCAGGAGATGGCGGGCAAGCTCTACAACGCCCCCATCTACATCGACGACTCGGGCGGTCTGTCCCCGTTCGACTTGCGCGCCAAGGCGCGGCGGCTCAAGCAGAAGGACTCGCGGCTGTCGCTCATCGTCATCGACTACCTCCAGCTCATGCACCAAAAGGGCAAGGTGGAGAGCCGCCAGTTGGAGGTGTCCGAAATCTCCCGTGGCCTCAAGCAGCTCGCCAAGGAGCTGGAGGTGCCCATCATCGCGCTCAGCCAGCTCAACCGTAAGGTGGAGGAGCGCAAGGGCGGCAAGCCCATGCTCAGCGACCTGCGCGAGTCCGGCTCCATCGAGCAGGACGCCGACGTGGTGATGTTCATCCACCGCGAGGAGCCGGAGGAAGGCGCCGAGGGCGGCGGCGACGGGGGCCGCTCGAGCACCGTCATCCCCGTGGAACTCATCATCGCCAAGCAGCGCAACGGTCCGGTGGGCTCGATCGATCTCGTCTTCCTCTCGGAGTTCACCCGCTTCGAGAGCCGCGCCCGGGGCGACTTCCAGCAGTAA
- the thiD gene encoding bifunctional hydroxymethylpyrimidine kinase/phosphomethylpyrimidine kinase, which produces MPRVLLLAGHEPTGRAGLLADLATARALGAAPVAVPTVQTAQGLTTFQTEPTPPRVLRAQVAAARELGPLHAVKLGVVPDALRLKALREALRGVEVWWVVDPVVRSSRGQRLSRLTVRHYLALAGPRVALTPNLEEAAWLLGQPAVRTVEEAAEAGERLVSLGFGAVLVKGGHRARGAVDVLCVPGQTRLLAGTRFARPAGLRGTGCRLASAFAVELGRGRPVEAAARRAKAFVTRYVRTGVE; this is translated from the coding sequence ATGCCTCGCGTGTTGTTGCTCGCGGGCCATGAGCCCACGGGCCGGGCCGGGCTGCTGGCGGATCTCGCCACGGCGCGGGCCCTGGGCGCCGCCCCGGTGGCCGTGCCCACCGTGCAGACGGCCCAGGGGCTCACCACCTTCCAGACCGAGCCCACCCCGCCGCGGGTGCTGCGCGCCCAGGTGGCCGCGGCGCGCGAGCTGGGCCCGCTGCATGCGGTGAAGCTGGGCGTGGTGCCGGATGCCCTCCGCCTGAAAGCGCTGCGCGAGGCCCTGCGGGGCGTGGAGGTCTGGTGGGTGGTGGACCCGGTGGTGCGAAGCTCCCGGGGGCAGCGCCTCTCGCGCCTGACCGTGCGGCACTACCTGGCGCTGGCGGGGCCCCGCGTCGCGCTCACCCCCAACCTGGAGGAGGCGGCGTGGCTGCTGGGGCAGCCCGCGGTGCGCACCGTGGAGGAGGCGGCCGAGGCGGGCGAGCGCCTGGTCTCCCTGGGCTTCGGCGCGGTGCTCGTGAAGGGCGGGCACCGGGCGCGCGGGGCCGTGGACGTGCTGTGCGTGCCCGGCCAGACGCGGCTCTTGGCGGGGACCCGCTTCGCGCGGCCCGCCGGGCTGCGGGGGACGGGGTGCCGCTTGGCCTCGGCCTTCGCGGTGGAGCTGGGGCGGGGCAGGCCGGTGGAGGCCGCCGCGCGCCGGGCCAAGGCCTTCGTGACCCGGTACGTGCGGACGGGGGTGGAGTAG
- a CDS encoding gamma-glutamyl-gamma-aminobutyrate hydrolase family protein, which produces MTPPLRHHGLPPRRPNIGITPDWSDAAPDSPFARYELKVPYAEAVLRSGGLPFVLPYTDDPLCVEAYLDRVSGVLVTGGAFDIPAEAYGETSGEGMGPLKEGRTAFETALMRSALKRNMPVLGICGGMQLLNVVLGGTLHQDIARELPEAREHQQKHDRAQPQHPVDVREGSLLAEAVGRGQLMVNSTHHQAVKKPGPQVNVSAVSSDGVIEAIESTAHLFAVGVQWHPEYMIHNLPVHGGIYKVFIQKARDHRR; this is translated from the coding sequence ATGACGCCTCCCCTGAGACACCACGGGCTGCCGCCGCGCCGCCCCAACATCGGCATCACCCCCGACTGGTCCGATGCGGCCCCGGACTCGCCGTTTGCCCGCTACGAGCTGAAGGTGCCCTATGCGGAGGCGGTGCTGCGCTCGGGCGGGCTGCCCTTCGTGCTGCCGTACACGGATGACCCGCTGTGCGTGGAGGCGTACCTGGACCGCGTCTCGGGCGTGCTCGTCACCGGCGGGGCGTTCGACATTCCCGCCGAGGCCTACGGGGAGACGTCCGGGGAGGGGATGGGCCCCCTGAAGGAGGGGCGGACCGCCTTCGAGACCGCGCTGATGCGCTCGGCGCTCAAGCGCAACATGCCCGTGCTGGGCATCTGCGGCGGCATGCAGCTGCTCAACGTGGTGCTGGGCGGAACGCTCCACCAGGACATTGCCCGCGAGCTGCCCGAGGCCCGCGAGCACCAGCAGAAGCATGACCGTGCCCAGCCCCAGCACCCGGTGGATGTGCGCGAGGGCTCGCTGCTCGCGGAGGCCGTGGGCCGGGGCCAGCTCATGGTGAACTCCACGCACCACCAGGCCGTGAAGAAGCCGGGGCCGCAGGTGAACGTGAGCGCCGTGTCCTCGGATGGCGTCATCGAGGCCATCGAGTCCACCGCCCACCTGTTCGCGGTGGGTGTGCAGTGGCACCCCGAGTACATGATCCACAACCTCCCGGTGCACGGCGGCATCTACAAGGTCTTCATCCAGAAAGCGCGTGACCACCGGCGGTGA
- a CDS encoding DUF1844 domain-containing protein, with translation MTDEKRGETFVMRGETQPTGSEAPIAFTTFIIGLASSALIHLGDTPNPETGLTERNVGLARQSLDLLAMLHVKTRGNLTEEEEKLFNTLLTDLRLRFVEASKR, from the coding sequence ATGACCGACGAGAAGCGGGGCGAGACGTTCGTGATGCGGGGCGAGACGCAGCCCACGGGAAGTGAGGCCCCTATCGCCTTCACGACCTTCATCATCGGGCTGGCCTCCTCCGCTCTCATCCATCTGGGAGACACGCCCAATCCGGAGACGGGCCTCACCGAGCGCAACGTGGGGCTGGCCCGTCAGAGCCTGGATCTGCTGGCGATGCTGCACGTGAAGACCCGCGGCAACCTCACCGAGGAGGAGGAGAAGCTGTTCAACACCCTCCTCACCGACTTGCGCCTGCGGTTCGTGGAGGCAAGCAAGCGGTGA
- a CDS encoding acyltransferase codes for MPWLYFSLKPRHRAWAEAWQQEVQARFMALETIQIAEGCFVAPEARLFAELGRTLVIGPGSSIAADTFLHGPAVLGRGVSINARASLDGGAGGIHIGDGTRIATGAALYAFNHGLAPDRPIREQPVTSRGIRVGADVWIGANAGITDGVTVGDHAVVGMGAVVTRDVPAWAIVAGVPARVVGDRREKR; via the coding sequence ATGCCCTGGCTCTACTTCTCGCTGAAGCCCCGGCACCGGGCGTGGGCGGAGGCCTGGCAGCAGGAAGTCCAAGCCCGCTTCATGGCCCTGGAGACGATCCAGATCGCCGAGGGCTGCTTCGTGGCCCCCGAGGCCCGGCTGTTCGCGGAGCTCGGGCGCACGCTCGTCATTGGCCCGGGCTCGAGCATCGCGGCCGACACCTTCCTTCATGGCCCCGCGGTGCTGGGGCGCGGCGTGAGCATCAACGCCCGCGCCAGCCTGGATGGGGGGGCAGGGGGCATCCACATCGGGGATGGCACGCGCATCGCCACGGGGGCGGCCCTCTACGCCTTCAACCATGGCCTGGCGCCGGACCGGCCCATCCGCGAGCAGCCGGTGACGTCCCGGGGCATTCGCGTGGGGGCGGACGTGTGGATTGGCGCCAACGCGGGCATCACCGACGGGGTGACGGTGGGGGACCACGCGGTGGTGGGCATGGGGGCGGTGGTGACGCGGGATGTGCCCGCGTGGGCCATCGTGGCCGGGGTGCCGGCCCGGGTGGTGGGGGACCGGCGCGAGAAGCGCTGA